A DNA window from Luteolibacter luteus contains the following coding sequences:
- a CDS encoding vitamin K epoxide reductase family protein codes for MMALRLSALAGLLLSGWLLFQKASGSITYLVGCGAGSGCANVLGSRWSQWFLVPVTALSLLMYAALLFFTFKPRRLPLLAIGTCLAGAALWFGIIQAFILHSFCPWCLGAHMIGLICAILIFRGHGSRQAGPLKPGLLAGLGATALLVAGQVFGPVPDTHQETQVVLEKEPEAGATPAKAENGPVHSRGEGRKVTFLGNKQYNIDTLPHIGDAKAPHVLVKYYDYACNACRDLHEDLNALMQKHPGKFCIIVLPCPINKACNPNVPAHIPDHANACELAKLALACWRTDPSSFTEVHHALFARPVLDLPKAMEVVKPLMKKPLTADALNDPWIAEVLAADSEDYKRINFTINNAKAGEANYLMPKLLVGGTRMLHGVTKTREILFGAIEQEFKLTGP; via the coding sequence ATGATGGCACTGCGACTCTCAGCACTGGCCGGCCTGCTTCTCAGCGGCTGGCTCCTTTTTCAGAAGGCTTCCGGCTCGATCACCTATCTGGTCGGCTGCGGGGCGGGCTCCGGCTGCGCGAACGTACTCGGCTCCCGCTGGTCGCAGTGGTTCCTGGTACCAGTCACCGCGCTCTCGCTGCTGATGTATGCAGCGCTCCTTTTCTTCACCTTCAAGCCTCGGCGCCTTCCCTTGCTCGCCATTGGAACATGTTTGGCAGGTGCCGCCCTCTGGTTCGGCATTATCCAGGCATTCATCCTCCATAGCTTCTGCCCCTGGTGCCTCGGCGCCCACATGATCGGCTTGATCTGCGCGATCCTGATTTTCCGCGGGCACGGTTCCCGCCAGGCCGGACCTCTGAAGCCGGGACTTCTGGCGGGCTTGGGGGCCACTGCCCTGCTCGTCGCTGGTCAGGTTTTCGGCCCCGTGCCGGATACCCATCAGGAAACCCAAGTGGTACTTGAAAAGGAACCCGAGGCGGGAGCCACGCCCGCCAAAGCGGAGAACGGCCCGGTTCATAGCCGGGGCGAAGGACGAAAGGTCACCTTCCTCGGCAACAAGCAGTATAATATCGATACCCTCCCCCACATCGGCGATGCGAAAGCTCCCCATGTCTTGGTGAAGTACTACGACTACGCATGCAATGCCTGCCGGGACCTCCACGAAGACCTGAATGCCCTGATGCAGAAGCATCCCGGCAAGTTCTGTATCATCGTGCTCCCCTGTCCGATCAACAAGGCTTGCAATCCGAACGTTCCCGCCCACATCCCGGACCACGCGAATGCCTGTGAACTCGCGAAGCTCGCGCTCGCCTGCTGGCGCACCGATCCCTCCTCCTTCACGGAGGTCCATCATGCGCTCTTTGCCCGCCCGGTCCTCGATCTTCCGAAGGCCATGGAAGTGGTGAAGCCACTGATGAAGAAACCGCTCACCGCGGACGCGCTCAATGATCCTTGGATTGCCGAGGTCCTCGCAGCGGACTCCGAGGACTACAAGCGTATCAACTTCACCATCAATAACGCCAAGGCAGGCGAGGCTAACTACCTGATGCCAAAGCTTCTGGTCGGCGGCACTCGGATGCTGCACGGCGTGACGAAGACCCGGGAGATCCTTTTCGGCGCCATCGAGCAGGAGTTCAAGCTCACCGGGCCTTGA